TAGTAGTTGTTTAGAATTCCCCATTTAATCTCAAGTGGCAAATAAGATGAAACAGTTATTTCATACTAAATACTGTTGAGTGAAATCACACACAAATAAGCCCatacaggaaatgttttcaatttatttatataaacaattgcattttaaaaacattcttgtcctacaaaaataaaatgaaaaacaattcacagaattttaaataaataatctcaAACATACATATTTATCATAAGCAACTTGAacccagccaaacccagcaggTTGGGTCAAAGATAAGTGACTGTTGAAATGTGGCTGCAGAGTACAAAACGCAGTGAACATGATTCTGTTCTGAAGCAGCTTATAACTCAAATTACATGGTCTGAGGAATTCCTCTGTCACATACCCTAAAATAACTAGATCTGTCTAGACTCATCTCCCTTTGACTCTAAGCCAACCACTTTTCCTTGTTAATAGTGGAAGGGTGCTCTGAAGTGTGTTCCAAAGATGGATCTGAATAACAATTACAGGTTTATCAAGTGTCCAAGAAGTTTTCACTTATAAGCAAATACAGTACTAACCACCTTTTAATACAAGGTTATTGAagattttcccttcttcatgcTTCAaatagaagaaggaaaacaagtgtCCTTCTTTCTCCCAAAGCATTCATACCAAAGACCACCTCAAATCAGTCACTGATACTGGCTGCTATAGGAGATCTTGATTCAGCTATTCACGCTAACAGTTACAAACTTACACAGCAAAAGGTAATTAGCCTCTCTAAACAAatcaacagaaacagaagtcaCAGTCAAACTATACTACTGCCATAGCCATTACAACACACAAGACTCTAGAAATGTTTGAGACATTCATGTGAAATATAAAACTCAAGTCCTTTTCCAGAAGTAGTCAAGGAATTTTGGGCAGAGGCACAGAATAGCAGGTTGCTGCTCTATTCCAGTCTGaagtaactttttctttttatctataGTTCCCAAGCTGCTATTACGGGAAGATCATCTTCTACGTTTCCTCTctagaaatcaggaaaaaaaaaaaccaaccaaaaaaaaaaaaaaaaaaaaaccacacaaaacaaaaaaacccttacatGCAAAGTTTGAAGTACTGGTACAAGAACCTGTGTAACTCCTTACGTACCCAGATGGGACTGCATATTTTAGTGCTGGATCAGGACAAATATGTCTAGGAGATTCCATGCTAGCCAGCCAGTTTTAAATAAGCTTAAGTCACTTAAAATGCCTCTGTttataaattataaacaaaacattatCCCTCTTCCCCCCAATAAATAGAACTATAAGTCACAAATATAGCTTGTGTACATAGACATAAGTTACCTTCAAGTCTTGGTGCCTTGAAGTTTTGCTAGATCTACTCTAtattcatttctctgctgtgtgtgtTTACACAGCTTCTCAGTTTTCACTATTCCCCAAGAATCTAGGGTTTGGGTACTAAAAGCTATGCTATAGTCACATCCCTAACTAAAACTATACTGTCCATTTGTCCTTAAAGTGACATAGAATTATATTATCAAGTAGACCAGAGAACTACAGCTACAAAAAGAATACCAATAATTTGGACTAAGACCTCCCCAAGCTTGCACGATAAAACATCTGGAGCAAGATACAAGCAGCCTTGTATTGCAGCATCAGAGTCAGTTATTTCTAAGCTCAGTACCTATTATTATCCTCTTACACAAATCATACTTCTGTGACATATGCTTCAAGAACAAGTAATATCCAAAAGAagttctattttctttaaataaattaaaaaagtataaTGCCACATGAAAGTAGATTTACacataaaaccaaacataagTTATTATACAAAGTGCCTTATTTTGCAATGAGGGAGAGGTAGTATCAACAATGAATGCAATACATTTTCTGACTTTACATGAGTGAGTCTCAAGTATATCTATTTTTGTTAATCTTTGAGTGCTCATATTGATCTCAATCTTTTCTGGCAGTTTTCACTAAGGCAATTTTTCTTGTACTTTTAGTTCAATGGCCTGTTTAAGAAGTTGCTGAGGCAGTAACTTGCTTTTGTAGTGTTATGTGACCTATCAAACGAAGAGACAAAAACCCCACTAACACTCTTCGTCAAGTAttaaaacaacataaaaaaagtTGGAACCTTCGTCCACTTTGGAATACATAGTTCTGTTACAGAAGACCTAAAACAAGGGATTCAGCACTGTAGAgctcaaaacacagaaaatcccTTTTGTAAGTAGAAGCCTTACCTGAGTAAGGCATCTAGGGCAACCCCCAGAATGAAGATGCTTTCAGGGTTTTTTGccctgtgttttttttttttttttttttttttgaaaaccaCTTTAAGCCATAAATAGAATAAATTATatagttaaataaataaatagatgtatttttacaACTCAGCAGATCGTTCTTTCAGTAGTAGTGTGGGATTGATGTCTTCCATTGCTGTTTTTGAGGTACTAACATTAATAGTTGCCTCTGTGGGTTCAGGATTTAAGATGTGGAAAGCTGTGAATGGACAGCCTTTCACATTGTTGCAGATGAGCTTCTGTAAGGATGCAGTATTGATTATTTCAAATCCAACTTTTCCACCAAAGGTGCTAGGCTTCCAGTACTCAGGGGAGCAGATAGCATTTCCCATGAGTCCTTTCAGAGAGAATGGTGCTCCAATCTCCACCATTGTTTCACCAAAGATGGCACCTGGTCGTGGCTTTTCTACAAGAAGGCCTGGGTACAGCTCCATAGCATCAATGTCTCCataaagctcttccagttcagctgccatttctttttctcctgtaattGACAAGTAAAAGATGTAAGTGGAAAAATCCAATTTTCACTGCAAGACTGTCCTGTTCAAGCCACTAACAACACTTTAGGACTCTGCTAGCCATTTTAGGCTAACAGGAAAGGGCCTTTGTTTGTTAGAAAGGATGAACACTTTTACCTGTTAGTTCTTCAAATGATTTGAATGGTTTCAACATGAAGCGTTTCCTGTACTCATTCAAGGACTGGTATCTCATTTGCCTGCTTTGGTCAATTGAAGCCTTTGCTACTTTTTGTACTGCAGCAGGAATATTTTTCCCACCAGCAACCTatttaataaagatgaaaagTAGTAAGATCTCCTGATAAAAGTCAGGATGAAGTTGTGCCTTTATAGTATTTGATTAGTTTTTGATAGCTTTATCTTACCCCCTTGTCCCACCTCTAGTTTATGTCTCTGTTGGTTCACTAGCAACTTGAGAGAGTACCTACCCTGCCAGCACTTTGCTTGGAGAAAGATTTCACCATATGGGAAAGGCCATGTTCCAGCATTATGGAGTTGTTGTAGAGGAACTGCTGGAAAGTGTACTCCTGGTCATGTATTTGGAAAGTGTCAGGCAGAAGTGGGTGCCAGTGGTAGAGAGTATTGAATTCGGCTGCAATTCGGTTCTGGTATTGAAATCGCTGGTTGAACAGCAGCTCAGGATCAAACTTGAGTTTGAAGTGGTAGCCACTCAGGTGTTGTACATAGTCCTCAATAACGATCTTGATTGTCTCTCCTGTTGGTCAATGAAAGAGAGGAGAATATTGGTATTGATTCCCTGACAAAACTTAGATGATTCCCCTGCTCagagaaaataccatttctgaactgttattaaaaaaacccctccagaACTATAATGATCAGGGTAACACACTCTTCAACATTATATCTCTTCTAGAAAAGAATTCTTATGTCTTACATGATTAAGGAGTGAAGCAGTACTTTAAgattccaaaatattttttggtaTGGTAGAGAAGCATTTTCTACAGGATGCTTCCCCCACCCCAGATACATTTCCTTGTATGTTCCACAGAACAGCACACATCAGTATCTACATTGTGTTCAGTTATACTGTACTCTTTAGGGTGGATGTAGGAGATAAAGAAAGTTGGTATCTGAAAGCAACTCTCAGCTTCTGAGCTGCTTAATAGCATTGTCTTGGTTTACTGTTTCAGCCAGTTTGGGCAAGATCTTTTCAAGCTTAGCATACATCACAATTTACAGAAGACTAAATACCACTAGACAGTAGGACAAGTATGTAGCATTACATTTTACATAACTTCCTGAACATTAGACAAACACAGCTGCTCTTTTAAAGCATACCTGAACTGACACAActccagggaagaaaaaaaaaaaataaaaaaaaaaatatatatatatatatatatatatatatatatatatatatatatatatatatatatatatatatatatatatataaagaaaaacccaacacaaaaacCTCCACAAGATCTGAGTCTTAGGTCACCCAGCCTTACATACTTTCTCTGAAAAGTGAGCctcagttttctgctttatcaccgctttcagttctgtttcccTTTGATAAGGGAATTAAATATCACTTAGCTCAGTTTTATTCAGTTCTGTCTTTAATATAGCTGTACAGGAGGAAGCTGTATCTCAATACAATCCCAGTGACAGGTCATGCAGGCTCATATGTATGCCCTCGTGCCAATTTATGTAATAACTTTCCCTCTTACTACACCTACTACATCTGCAGTAGATAACAGGTAGAATTGTCATGCTCAAGAGAAGGTTTGAGTTGCATGTAGTAGAAGTGACACTCACCTATCAATATAAGCCTAGTAGTTTGGAACAGCTGCTCATCATCCCACTCTGGATGCTCCTGTTTCAGGATGTCACAGACCCGGTTGTGTTCCCTCAGCCATATTGTAGCATACATCATTAAGCCTGGGACCAAGCCAAACACCTCCTGCCCAACAGAAAACTGCAAGTGTTCTGGTATGTGGGGAGGGTAGATCATCTCTGCTTGAGTGTCC
This genomic window from Strigops habroptila isolate Jane chromosome 8, bStrHab1.2.pri, whole genome shotgun sequence contains:
- the PTGS2 gene encoding prostaglandin G/H synthase 2; amino-acid sequence: MILPCALVAVLLAAGQAANPCCSNPCQNRGVCMTTGFDQYECDCTRTGYYGENCTTPEFFTWLRLTLKPSPNTVHYILTHFKGVWNIINNIPFLRDAIMRYVLTSRSHLIDSPPTYNSDYNYKNWEAYSNLSYYTRSLPPVGLDCPTPMGVKGKKELPDSKLIVEKFLLRKKFIPDPQGTNVMFTFFAQHFTHQFFKTDHKKGPGFTKALGHGVDLNHIYGETLERQLKLRLLKDGKLKYQMIDGEMYPPTVKDTQAEMIYPPHIPEHLQFSVGQEVFGLVPGLMMYATIWLREHNRVCDILKQEHPEWDDEQLFQTTRLILIGETIKIVIEDYVQHLSGYHFKLKFDPELLFNQRFQYQNRIAAEFNTLYHWHPLLPDTFQIHDQEYTFQQFLYNNSIMLEHGLSHMVKSFSKQSAGRVAGGKNIPAAVQKVAKASIDQSRQMRYQSLNEYRKRFMLKPFKSFEELTGEKEMAAELEELYGDIDAMELYPGLLVEKPRPGAIFGETMVEIGAPFSLKGLMGNAICSPEYWKPSTFGGKVGFEIINTASLQKLICNNVKGCPFTAFHILNPEPTEATINVSTSKTAMEDINPTLLLKERSAEL